A region of the Gambusia affinis linkage group LG11, SWU_Gaff_1.0, whole genome shotgun sequence genome:
tttcttcctttgtgaTCTAAAGTCCTTGAAACATGATGATCTGTTTGAGGAGTTCCAATCAGATTTTAGTTCATCATAGCACTAAATCAGCCGTTCTGAAATTTACAAATGATATTTTCTTAACCTCAAATAATGGACTTTTGTCTGTTCTGGTTTGCTGCTTTTGACACAGTGGACCATCATCTTCTCTTCGAAAGGCTTGAACATGTTGTAGGTATGAAGGGAGCAGCACCAGGCTGGTTTAAATCCTTCCTGTTTGTTCATGTGAGCGATAAATCCGCCTCACAGGGTTACATAAGGAGTGCCGCAGAGCTCTGTGCTTGGAcccaatttgttttattatatgcttccaattggaaaaaaaaaacatcacagacaAATGAGATATTGCTGATTATCATCAGCATAACAGTGTACATAAGTCCTGATGAATCCAATCTGCTAGGGAGATTTCAGGCAGGTCTTGAAGgcataaaaatctcaaaagcaCTCAACTTAAACCAAAATAACCTGAACAGAtacaaaaaaatagtttttttaatgaaaatttcaCTTATTATGGAAACAAATCTCTACAAATCATTCTTTCTCTATAATCCTCCCTTAtagttatttataaattaactgtgattaaacTCTTTTTCGACTTGCCACATCCAGGCCTGATTGTCTGTCAACACGAAGCAGGCCAAATGATTCAAAAGAGACACATAATGCCTCAAtctaaaggaaattaaaaaacagatgaGATATCTTGTCATTGACATCTATTAGTCTGGATTGGGTTGTACTGGATTGAGTCATCCACCTCTCAAAAAACCCAGAACAACATCTGAACCGCTGCAGGACTCGCTTGTTTGAGCTAAGTGGTCAGAGACTGGGAAAAGCTTCTGTCATTGATGTAGTCACGAGCTATGTGCTCAGCCAAATAACATTCCTTAGATCTTAAAATGGGTTTTAAATCAGCCTGGTGGATAACTCAGATAAACACCAACGGATCTCTCTCTATAGTGCCGTTACATGTTgcctcagcagaaccagaaagcATCTGAGATCTGACTTCATGCTTGTTCTGTTGGAATACTCTGGTTTAAAGGACGACCACCCACATTGGGAAGAGTAGAGaagttatttaacattttaatattcatgatTTGCATTTCCCATAAAGTCACATGGACCATGCCCTGCAGAAAACCATAAATTCGCCATCTGCCATAGATTCTGTCACTAATATACTGTGGAAAGCTAGACTAATGTTTCTAGTACATATTGTCTACTGAGGTTTGACTCTTGCATCTatttgtttcagtgtgtgtgtgcttgtgcgtgtgtgtgtgtgtgtgtttgggtgggTTTCCAGTGGACGCCAAGCTTTCCATAATGTTTACTGacacaacacattttaatgGTTTCTGCTGAGTGCCAACAATTGAGAAATCGAGTCACATAAAAACAGTGGCGCACTAAAGTCCATTGTTTATACTCCTAGTCTAAGCTATGTAAGTCTGAAACAGAGTAACCCTATGGACACTGCAgctcaattatttttcttacaaaactcagttatttaaaaaaaataaataaatccttgcTCAAAGGTCACCTATTTCAGGCATTTCTGTTGCTGCTTCCCCGTCAATCAGTTCCTTTGCCGGTCTGATCGGAAAAATCGTCATATTTCTGTcatatttccaagcccaaaccATCTTCTGACCATATCCTGGTGAACACCCAGGAGAGGACAACAGAGGACTTGTTGGTTCGAATATTTCTCTCTGAGGGACTGAGTGATCCTAACAGCTCGCACACATCACAGTGAAGTAATAAAATCCTATTTATCCTATCATTATTCCCAGCCGCCTTCGctcgttttctttttcttttttctcagcaGTCCAAATGTCTGCTGCGAGTTAGCGGGCCggggctgcagcagcagtgggCGGCTTCTCTACACAATTTGCATCTGTTATGAACTGGTGGACTGCTCTGACCAGAGGGGCAGGGAAGCGAAGGAATAGTGTGACTTCACTGGTTTGGCTGGAATGCAGCAGAAGTTTCACTGAGAGATGACAGAGCAGCTAATCACAGTTCTCTCACCAACAGGCTGCAGTGTGTGGAAGATCTGGAAAAAGTAAGTTCACATTACAACCTCAGCCCAtcatgtttcattattttaactgaaaaaaaataactgtagtTAATCATAACTAACAAAGTACcgaaaactgaaattgagaaaacatttttgttaactgaagtaaataaaaactaaatagttAATTGGTGGGGGAAGACTAACTGGTATTATATTGTGCGTTTATAAAACTACCCAAAACATACAGGAATTATAGATGtaatattctttgtttttgtgaatctGTTTATTAGCTTCCTGATCTGATGACATAAGCAGTTTACATCAGATGTTGGAAGAAGCCCCAAGTCAGCTGGTTGTTTAATGATAATTGAAtgcattttttggggggaaaatgATATTTTCTGTCAATGTTTCATTACCCAGCTGATGTATTACAATAACATTACAATACCAAACCTTTCTGAATTCTGCCCCTACAAATGAATCAAAGtatgaaaaagtaaaaccattATAACTGATCAAACTAAAGTAAAGCTAATCAACATTTAActaataagtaataaaaattaggaaacaaactgtaaaaactaaataaagctAACTGAATTAGATAAACAAAAACGTCACAATgagataaaactaaactatatatatataaaaacaaccaaactatTATCATCCTTGTGTCTACCACAAGAAagtccaataaaatacactaatgtttgttgctaaaaaatatgaggaaataaaatcagtgggtataaatatttctgtaatgTCTTCATCTTCCTGTGTGGCTCAGTCGTTGTAAAAACCGCACATTTAAAGCAGTGCTACAAAAGcaggattttattaaaacttacacaaacataaataataaaacggGATGTGGAAAAACAATCAATGAAGCTCTTACAGGTATGCTACAGTCTGGTAGAACAATAATAAATCCATGTTGCTTTTTGGCTAGGTAAGTACACAgaattgtcaaaaaaataaaaaataaaatcaagatacataaatatataatttgaaaTTAAGCCCCTgtgtttcacaaacaaaaagtgGGTCTAATGTTAACTTTAAGTGCTGCATAATGAAtgtcagacagacaaaaaaaatgtacatgatTTTACAGTGGATAGATCACTTTAACGGTGACCTGTCCCTGTACCTCTatagctaataaataaatattaaatgcatATTCCCATTTACCTCAAGTTagagttaaatgaaaaatttaaatttaagttaaaaGCTGAACCAAACTCAGTTTGGTTCCCCTTGTTAAGGACAAGTCCATTCATGTCCTTTTACAGTCAGACAGTCCAGCTATCTTCATCGCTTCTTGGTTGTCACGATTAAAACAAGCAGGTTCATTTCCTCTTTGGTTTTAATGACATTGTCAGGTTATTGCAGTTGATGGCAACATTAGAAAACTGGATGAGTCTTTTGGAGGACACATTGGTTTTGTTCAGGTCGGTTTGGATTTTTTGAGGTAAGGTGTGTGAAGTTATTATCAGTAACAATACTCTTACCTACAGTAGACGGTCGTCATAGCGCCGTGAGTTAGATGGAAAGTAACTAAATCCCTTCAtcagggctggacaataaaatCAGTAACATATTGTGATATTGTGATGgacacgtgatcaatatcaatagataatacgtctgatagaatattcaatatatagaatatacactgaactctgatccagaaccaaacagcattctgggggatgtaggcagaggaaaaggTATTAAATGCTCAACTGGTGGGTGGCGTAAACTAACCaactcgctctttggttacctagcaacaacttgttgagtaactaGTGCAGCAGGAGTTTAAGGTGTTAAAACTCTGGATAAAACTGGAAAGGTCACACCACCAGTTTGGCAACatctcagatatttaaaactaaaaaattaataaatagtcATTGATATCAACCAATATCATCCAGCCCCACCCTGTAGTGGTGGAAGCTAACAAGATAGTCAATCTGTTTTAACTAACATAGACGTTTAAATCAGCTCAAGCTGAAAACATTCAGTAGGACAGAAGCAGTTATTGGGTCTGTTGTTTTGTCCAACTGAATAACCTCCATGTTCCTTATTGGAGTCACCTTGGTGACCCAGCTGGGTGAATGAATCCACCAGATTCACCTCTTCAGCTCCGATTTTGCATTAGCTGTGCAAACATGGTatgctaaaatgttttccaggtcTCATAGTTTAAAAATTATCCCAGCAGACTCAGTCAGCTGCTTCACCAAACCAGCAATTGATATCGTGTGTTTCTGACTAGCTTCCACCACTTAGAGAACGTACTTATTTTTCCAACACGCTCAGAGTATTATATTTCTACAACCGATGAGAGAGACATTACTGATAATTACTTTGAAGAACCTCAATTCAATACTGTGGCCAAATCTTTTGAGGCTTTCATTCCAACATTGAGAATGTAAGCCCAACATAAGAATATTATCACCCGACTGCTCATTTCCAATTGAACCAATGTGAGTTAATGTGAGGATGCCTTTTTCAAAACACCTAAAACTTTTAGGAAAACATTCATGCGCTCACTGCTGTGTCTGAGACACTGATAACTCTCTACCTCAGTGTCCTTCTGGGCATTTTGCCCAACACTGAGCACCGAAAACTCCTTTCTGCCTCGAAGCTCACTTCCTTCGTTGCTCCCTTACTGTTTGTATTACTACAACATATACGGATGCTGACTCTGTGGGACTCTGAGCCAAAATCCATGAGCATGCAAATTGCAACACATTATAAATGTCCTTGAAAATTCCAGTGCTGGTAAATGTTTAATCAAGAAGCTCTGTGGGAAAGTAAAACGGTTCCGTTATTAAACtctggttttttggggggggttttgtctcttttagtTCACCTGACGAAAGTCTCCAGGGCTGTTGGATGAAAAGCAATGTGGCGTACAACCAAACACAGGTGGTGGCGTAAAACATAAACCAAACTGGTTCGACAATTCAACATCACTAATCCCATAAAAGTGGTTCCATCGgttagaaaaatgttcagtaGCATGTTTGCTCCGCCGGTGACAAAGTTTCAGTTACCCCACTTTACAGCCCCAAAATACGTCCCTTCCGCCTCCTGGTCCAGCAGCCAAGCGTTGGATACTTCAACAAACAAGGCGTCTCCCTCCACCAGGTGGACCACTCGGCTCTGCTGGGCGCAGTACATGTTGTAACTCGTGTTGTTCCACTGCTTGGTGCTTCCCGTCTTCATCAGCAACACCTTCCTGCTGTTCTGTTTGATATTCTTATGGTAGACGTACTGGATGAGCTGGGCCTTGCTCACGTCCGGAGGGCGCGTCCTGGCCTCACGGCCCTCGTCTGGACCGGCAATGTTGTAGTAGCGGAAGCAGGTTTTCACGTAGACGTAGTAGAGGCCCGATTCCCTCACCAGCAGGTTTCCGTCATCGTAGCTCATCTTGTGGAGGTTTCCGTGCAGATCGTCCCACTTGATGGTGATCAGGTTGTAGTCCTCTGCGAGATGACAAGGACAAAAAGAGtcagaaaagtttaaattcatttggttctgaacaaaaacagaatgtttGGTTGTTGATGGATTATGTGGTTTAGCTTGAGAAAATTGAAGTCAGAAACGTGGAGATGATGTCGGATCATGTGATCAAGGCCAAAGTGCAAAtactaaactgaaaaaaaataaatatttcagtagctgcgtttctgTTAACCGTGAAATTGAGCAAAGTGAAATTCGGAAAATAAACCTGCCTAATAGAAATgcagattttgaaaaacattttttgatcaAAAGTTTTTGTGCTAGGGTGAGGAAGTTTTTTAGTATTGTTGAATTTGATgtgtttcacaaaactgcaacagaaacaccTTTTtaacatcacacaagtcacgtgatcaacgGCTGTACTGGcagaaatgaagaagaagacaacaggaagtggtaggaggatgacagtttgtttttgggggtttcagaccagagctctcacagcatcacaaagtTCATAAAAAGATGTGTCATTCAAAtgtgttgaatccatagctctAAAGTAAAATCATTGACTACAATTTTCCCAAAATACCACTGCgaagtgggcggggcttgtCACTCCAAAGCCTGAAGAAGACACCgacatctcctctgattggctgagtgGATGAGTTATTTATTCATAACTCCTCCATGCTAGCACCATGGATGAGTTATGGAGATAtttcatgtaactgtttacatctgttGCTGCCATGATTTGtaatgacttatcacatgaacaaacttattcatgtgtgattttaatttcatttcttatttaatgaaaacacggCTGTTGCAAAATTATATTTCCTTGACATTAGCAGCATATTGACAAGGACTTGTGCACTTTTGTAATGGAAGCACAGATACAGCTGATAATGAACAAGTCAATCTTCTCTATGAGCACGTCAgcaatgttttatgaaatatggCTGCTTATATATTAAACCACGCAAGTTACCAAGGAAACAGGGAAGGCTGTTCTCATTGGCCTAAAGTGGTGGTCAAAAACTGCATTCCTGAAAGCCAAAAGTCCTGCAACGTTTACATGGGACTCTTGTTCTACACATTTGAAGTAGATGGCTAAACTGCCTCACCAGCATGTGAGGCAGTTCGTTGTAATTTCACGATGTACAAACAGTAATTTTCACTCCGTTTATGAGaatggcagccatgttggatatCGGATTGGAGGTTGAGTTGGTGCAGATCCTCCAAATTGGCAATCTACACTCACGGAGAGATCCAGATGCTTTTTCCTGGAACTCGTAAATTTTAACttctcagtaaaaacaaaaaccagagaaCAGTCGTCAGTTGGACAAAAATTGCTAAAGTAAACACGTGGATGAAAGCACTTCATAAGATCGGAAAATCAATCAAgctattgaaaagaaaagaaaaaaaaatacaaaactgtcTTGACCCTCAGCTCTGGGCCTCAGTGAATGATGTCATGtcacttttcattttcaacacACTTGATTTAAGTGCTTTGGCCACTCGGGCATGGACATCACGCCCCCACTTATCTCTAAACCTAACATTAAAAGCAAGTTAAATGTACAAGTCATTCAATTACAGCATGATCAGCTAATGCACACCCATAAACAGTTTATGGATGTTTAGGACTTGGTTTGCGGATGTTCCAAGTTGGAACAAGAATCAAAAGGggataaaaattatgtttttatcatctttaCTAAAACTCTAAGTTTCCATTTCTGCCAGTCCAGATTTGTTGTCAAATGGAATTTGTTTCTAGTGTGGATTATTTAAGATGTAGAATGAGAGGATCTGAAATTTATACTCTGTGATATATTCTGTAACTGAGTAGAAAAACCTTCTAATTTAATGGTCTGAATGGGAAATAGACATGTTTTGTGGTATTAGATTTAGTCTAGCAAAACCCAAACAGTCGGAATAGCGAGAACATGTGGAACGATCAATAAGGATGTAATTTATctctttggaaatattttacagaagaggACGTTCTTTTAGGACCAACAAATATCATGCTTAAGCTCTTGGAGAAGTTGGTATCCGTTTTGGGTTTGACTGTGTTCCTACAGACACCCTAACGACATTACCACACATGGACAATGTCTGTGTAATTATTGGCAGCGCCAGCAGGGGGAGATAAAGCTTCCCGACTGCAAATTtactacaaaacaaaagttcaaagGAGACATGTTACATCGGCTTGACTCACTCTTAATGAACTCCTGAGGTGCTCTGATTGGTAGATGGGCTGACGGGGTTGTGGCGTCTTTGGGAGGTTTGCACCTGCCTTTTTTTCTTGGGTCTTTCAGGGCATGCACCACTGGTTCACTCtgttgagaaaaacaaaggcaaGTTCAGCAAACATCGACTCGTAAACCAAAAGGTCAAAAACCACCAGCAGTCGTCTGCTTTGCGTGCGTGCACGTCCTTTTGCGTGTGTTTGATTACAATTGAAGTTTGTAATTTGGAGACCTGCAATTACAAGAAGCCTTTTCCTTAAGCAACAAAAAGATTTGGACATAACCTACCACAGCTTAGCTCTGCTTTCACTCTAAATGACAGGCTGCTTGTAATGGCTCTGAGTGGGAGTATACACAGACGTTAAGCATAGGGGCGTCTATGGACTATATGTCTGTGTATATCATCTTCCCTCTGCTAAGTCCCTTCTATGTCCGTGGTCGTATTTACAGCTGGAGGCCCTCGTGACGAGGGGAACTTCTCAGAGTGGCTGAGCTTCTCCCAGATTTGGCATAAACCATATTTGGACTGAGCTGGGCTGTCTTCAGGCAAGACCGAGCAAATACACTCAACGAAAACATGGTTTCCATGTGAGTAAACACTTACAGCGCCGGAGCTGCCAAGTCTCCTACACTTCTGGCGAGAGATTAAAACATCAGGCTGAAGAGTTGTTTTCTGCTTCTACCTACATGATTGAGTTTACTCAAGAGACCTTGAGCGCAAGCGAAACAGGATTCCTAATGGTCTCCCGCTTCGACGCATTTCTTCACATTTGCAAAGATTTGCAGAAGCAAAATCCATGTGAAGAATTTTCAGTGATTGACAGATTGGGCTGTTATTACATCCCTAAAGAtgtttaaacttgttttatggGCTGAGGGTAGTTTCCTTCAAACCAGTAATTTCAGGAATCCTGGCACTGTTATCTCACCATAACTCAGTCATTATTGAAAAAATGAGATGGAATGGAAAGTGCAGATGAAAGGATTAGTACTTTTTAAGCACTTGGAAACCACACACAGTCAGTCAGTCCAAAAGCAGCTCGAAGAAACACTGTTAACATGGGTTTTGCAACAATGCAATGAGTTAATGTTGCTCTTAGCATTTTGTTCACAAGTCCATGCAAACTGCACGCAGTTCAGCGTAAGATTAGTGCTGTCATCCAAAAGCAATTTgctacataaacatttttacagagcaGCGTCTTGGAATGTGACAGGCAGAAGAGTCTAGCCAAGGTTAAGGAATAGCTGCTTCTCCTTGGGACCTTTAATTGTAGGATCCGTCCTAATTTGTGGTGAGGTAGCAAAGATATAGTGCCTTGCTCAAgaattcacattttctaaagttgCAACTGCAAACCTCAGTATACTTTATAGGATATTGTTTGAACAAGCGAagagtgtggcatgcatttgtatatAGTCGGCTTGAGTTACTGTTTTGTAGAAGCTCCATTCACTGTAGCTACAGGTGGGTGAGGTGGGGAGGGGGGTGACTGGAAGGGTGGCATACTAGAGTTACAATTTTATCTGAATTCCCTGCTGTCTCAGATAGCAATGAACTACATGCCAAAATCTGAAGCTAAGAAAGAGGGGCAAGGGAACCATTTTGTATCCTACATTAATTGGTCTTCAGTCTGAATCTGAAATGCTGATATCTATGTGCGCTACGAAGAAAGTGGTTGGCAGCTCTAGTTGGGGTGGTCAATCAGAAGGGCAGCCTGTACATAGCTACAGATCAAAATGAATTTATGAACATTCTTTCTCTATTACATTTaggtggactttgactgggccattctaacatgcAAATATTTCCCATTCCATTGGAGCGCTGGCTgttttttagcatttagctacaTCCATCTACCCATGCATGCTGCCAAGCTCGGCTTTCTCTCAAAAGAagctttacttttcttttgttggtgtttgtttggttttgataaTGCCAGATTCCTGGAATGACCAAAACGTAGCCAACAAATTATTGTTTGGAATGCACAAGAAATGCCTGAGCCGCTcctctctccagctcctccagagttccTTCTGACGGCCATGTCTTTATGGTGCCCCTGAATTTTGAAGAGCGTGCAGCATTTCACAATTGTGCACAACTTTGCGTTGGTCTCTCACATGAGATCCCAAACGAAACATGTCGATGTTGATGGTTGTAACTTGACTTAAAGTAAAAAGGGCTCAAGCAGTAATGACACTTTTTGCAAGGTGCTGTTCTTTTCCCTTGCGAGTGGAAGAGGAACCCCCTCTCTGGGAGACTGCGCCCGGCTACGGCTGACTGGGTCGAAACATGCTTCATCCTGGATCACCGCAGTGCACGCAGACTTCTACTCAGCCTTTTAACTGCTCACCACATACATCACTCAACATGTCTATTATGCTGACGAGTGGTTTCAGAGATCCTGCTCGAGAACAAAAGTCCTCTCACTCAAGAGCTCGGCCACCAAAGCGGACCGtctctttttgtgtttcacaACGCAGCGGACTTCTTCCACAGATCTCCACACATTATAAACACTCAGATCATGAGCTGTGGCTGATTCACGGCCCTGCGTTCTCACCACCGACCACAGGCCTGCGTATCACGTCTCCCTCCAGCCGACGGCCGTCATCGGAGGCACCGCTGTCAAACAAAGTCCCTGGATAGCTTTGGCGCTGAACCCTAGCTCAACGTGGTGAGGGTCAAGTGTCAACCTGACACATCATAAAGCCCAGAACAATCTCTTCCTGCACTCtggggaaacaaaaacagagttcCTCAGTCCAAGACAGGGTGGGTGGTTCATCTCAGGACTCCACTGAGACCCTAACCCTCACTGTACCCCTAACCCACTAAGCTTTAACCCTAGTCCTTACCAGGGATAACCCAGGGCAAACAAGCATGGAATTTCATGGGAACTTCAAGcagcatggaaaaaaaaaacgcagaaAGCAAAGAttgttctgtgttgttttgctttctcaATAGGCTTTGCTTTGGGCTGGTGGAAGCCCATGCCAAGAAAGGGCAGCAGCTTCCAACAGTTtgaaaaaaggagggaaaaaaatgacttcagtAATTAAGAATTCAACATTTGATGCTCCGCCAGCCAGCAAGAGGGCTGCAAACTTACTGTCCAGCACACAGCAAAAAAGGGTAGCCAACGGAGTCGAAGtccagggggaaaaaaaaggaaaaaatctgaagtgaGAAGCGCATTTTTTATTGTCTCTGGAGGTGTTTGTGTTCCTGCGGTCTGACCTCGCTCCAGCCCTGCACAACCAGCTGGGGGTTTTGTGCTTGGCTTCACAGGAAATACACCCGTGGGAAAATCATGACTCTAAAAAACTGCTGATGCTAATTCGACTCCTTCAAAAACACACCAGCGCGAGTAAATACTCTCTACTTCCTCCTTCGACGGTGACAAGAAGAAATACCTGGTGTGCTTCAAATCATTGCCGGAGCTACATCCGCCTTTGGGAGGTTGTGTTTGGCTCAGAAACTAATACTGGAGGCATTTCAAGATCCCAGCTGTTGTTCCAGGAACATTAATAGTAGAACACCGGCAGGCATCTGCATATGTGATGCAGTGCAATCATGAGCGTTATTTTACTGGACTTCCATGTGAAAAGTCAATGtggaaaaacagagcagaacttCATAGTTTTCTATGGATAATCTGTGACAATCGTA
Encoded here:
- the tnfsf11 gene encoding tumor necrosis factor ligand superfamily member 11 encodes the protein MAATHSSEYRAYLRNAMDVEAGQQRFPPVPSSEPTYRSLFIGTLAVMGILQVASSVAILLHLTGYLHEVDLSPSSHPSLEMESEPVVHALKDPRKKGRCKPPKDATTPSAHLPIRAPQEFIKKDYNLITIKWDDLHGNLHKMSYDDGNLLVRESGLYYVYVKTCFRYYNIAGPDEGREARTRPPDVSKAQLIQYVYHKNIKQNSRKVLLMKTGSTKQWNNTSYNMYCAQQSRVVHLVEGDALFVEVSNAWLLDQEAEGTYFGAVKWGN